Genomic segment of Caproiciproducens sp. NJN-50:
TCACAAGGAGCCGCTTGGCAGGGCAACCTACTCCGAAATTCAGAAAGGATTCCGGAAAAAGCTCTGCTTTATCACGACGGCTGTTTGCGCCGAGCTCGGAAAAGGCGACGACTGTGGGGAACTGCAGGCGCTCCGGGCGTTCCGGGACGGATACCTGTCCAGGACCCCCCTGGGGCGGAAAAAGATCGGCGAGTACTATCTGTTTGCCCCGCTGATCGTGAGCTCCGTGGAATCTTCCGGTAAGGCGGAAGCGGAATGGAACCGGGTTTATCGGGACTACCTCTCTCCCTGCCTTGCGGCGCTGAAATGCCGCAGACCGGAAAAATGTGAACGGATCTACGAAACGATGATGTCGGAACTGGAACAAAAATGGCTGTAGGGCGGGGCAATTGCCGGGACTTCTTTTTTGTTCGCCCCGCTTTCAGGCAAAGAACGAATCGAGGATAATCATCCAGGGGAAACTGTATGGAACGGACGATTCTGCACTGTGACTGCAACGGATTTTTCGCATCCGTGGAATGTATGCTTCGCCCCGAGCTGCGGGAGGTCCCAATGGCAGTCTGCGGCGACCCCGACAGCCGGCACGGAATCATCCTGGCGAAAAACGAGCCGGCCAAGGCCTATGGAATCCATACCGCCGAAACCATCTGGCAGGCGAAGCGGAAATGCCCGCAGCTGATTCTGGCCGCGCCGCGGTTTCGGGAGTATCAGCTTGTTTCCCGACGGATCAACGAGATTTACCGCCGGTTTACCGATCTGGTGGAGCCGTTCAGCATCGATGAAAGCTGGCTGGACGTTACGGGCAGCCGGGCGCTGTTCGGCAGCGGCGAAGAGATCGCGAACACCCTGCGCGAAACGGTCCGCAGTGAAATCGGCATCACGATTTCCGTGGGGGTTTCGTTCAACAAGATCTTCGCAAAGCTTGGGAGCGATTATAAGAAACCGGATGCGACGACGGTCATCAGCCGTGAAAATTACCGGGACATCGTCTGGCCGCTGCCGACCGATACTCTGATGTTCTGCGGGAAGAAAGCGGCGCAGACCCTGGCGGGGCTTGGGATCCACACCATCGGCGACATGGCGGGCAGCGGCCCGGAATTTCTGTCCTCCAGGCTGGGGAAAATGGGTTTGCAGCTATATGAATACGCGAACGGCCGGGACGATTCCCCGGTCTCAGACGGCCGGACCATGCGGGGGGTCAAAAGCGTCGGCAACAGCGTGACGTTCCGCCGAGACCTGAGCGGCCCGGAGGACGTCCACAAGGCCGTGCAGGCCCTTGCGGACAGCGTATCCTCCCGCATGCGCGGGCAGAAGCTGAAATGCTGGGTGGTGCAGGTCGGAATCAAGGACCCTTCGTTCCGCTACATCACCCGTCAGAAGACGCTTGCCGCTCCCACCCATCGATCGAGATTACTGGCCGCGGCGGGGGAAGAGCTGATCAAAGCCTGCTGGAACCCCGGAGTGCCGATCCGGATGCTTTCGCTTTCCGGCTCCGGCCTGGTGCCCAACGACGCGCCGGGAGGCCAGCTCTGCTTTTTCGGCGGGGAGAGCGGGGCGGACGAGGAGAGGGAAGAGCGGCTGGAGACCGCGATGGATTCCATCCGCGGCCGGTTCGGCAGCGGAGCGGTCACATTCGGCGGGCTGCTGAAAGAAGATATCGGCCTTGACGGCCTCCATCGAAAATAAAACTGCAAAGAGGTTGATTCGAATGAAATGTAAAAAAATCGGGAATACACTGGTTCTTCGCGCCGACCGGGGAGAAGAACTCCTGAAGGCGATTCAAAGCGCCTGTGAGCAGGAAAACGTGAAACTTGGCTTCGTTACGGGCCTGGGCGCCGTCGATCACGCCGTGGTCGGGCTTTACCGTGTTGCGGAACAGAAATATTATTCCAACACCTTCGATGGGGAAATGGAACTGACCTCACTGATGGGAAACGTAACCGAAATGAACGGCAAGGTTTATCTTCATCTGCATGCGAACCTTGCAAAAGCCGACGGTCAGGTGATCGGCGGGCATCTGAATGAAGCCGTCATCAGCGGAACCGGTGAAATCTTCATTCACATTCTGGATGGCAGCGTGGGCCGCCGCCGCGATGAAGTGACCGGCCTGAACCTATTTGACCTTTAAAGGAGACAGAGCAATGATCAGGCATCTTGTCCTATGGACCCTGAAACCGGAGGAAAAAGCCCGTGCGGACCGCATCGCGGCGGAGCTCAGACAAAGATTTCAGGCGCTGCTCGGCGTGGTGGATGGGCTGGAAAGCGTTGAGCTCGGCCGGAATTACGCCGGCGGCGACTATGATCTCGTCCTGAACTGCGCGTTTTCCACAAGGGAGGCGGCGCAGGCCTATCAGACTCACCCCGCTCACCTTGCCGTCAAATCGTTGGTTCATGCGGTGATCTGCGGAAGAACGAGCGCGGACTATGAAATCTGATGACAGCGGGCTGGACCGGCGCGGGGATCACCCGCGCCGGAATCTGTCTGAAGGGGTCCGCGTCGGGCGGTTCCCCCTGCCTTTTTCGAGGTGGATATGAAAATTGCCGTTTTGGGATACAGCGGGAGCGGAAAATCAACTTTGGCCGGGAAACTGGCGGGATATTACCGGATCCCTGTCCTGTTCCTCGACACCGTCCAGTTTCTGCCCGGCTGGGCGGAGCGCGGCCGGGAGGAGGGGCGCTCTATCGTATCCGATTTTTTGAAAAAGAACGATTCCTGGGTGATCGACGGAAATTACGAATGCTTTCTTCAAAAAGAACGCCTGGAACAGGCGGACCGGATCATCCTTCTCTGCTTTCCCCGAAGGGTCTGCCTTTACAGAGCGGTTAAAAGATATCTGAGGTTTCGGGGAAAATGCCGGGAAAGCATGGCGGCCGGCTGCGCCGAGAAATTCGACTTGGAATTCCTATGGTGGATCCTGCGGGAGGGAAGGACCGGGCAAAGGCGCGGCCATTACCGGGAGATCGCTTCGCGCTATCGGGAAAAGACGGTGGTTCTGAAAAAGCCAGGCCAGTCTGATGAATTTCTGAAGCGGATTCTCAAAAACTGATGTGCCGAAGCGGTTGGCGTGGGGAGAATATCCTTTTGCATAGTAAGCATAGTTAAAAACTATTACAATGAATAGAAAGAAAGTATTTTTTAAGTCTCCTGTGAACGTTTATACTGAAGATGAAACGGTTCAAATGAAATACCGAGATTCAGGAAGGAACGTGATTACTATGGCGAAACGGAACACGGCGCCTTTTCGCGCGGACATTGTGGGGAGCTTTCTGCGCCCTGCGGAACTGAAAAGAGTCCGGGAGGCTTACGGGCGCGGTGAAATCGGCCCGGAGCAGCTCAAAGAGGCGGAGGACGGCGCGATCCGGGCACTGGTGGAACAGGAGAAGAAGGCCGGCCTGCAGGCGGTAACCGACGGGGAATTCCGGCGCCGATACTGGCATCTGGATTTTCTGGCGGCTTTGAAAGGGGTCAACGAGGTCAAAGCCGAGCACTGGTCGGTCGCATTCAAAGAACGCCAGCCTAAAGCCGCCACCTTGGAAATCGTCGGGAAGGTGGATTTCGGGGACCATCCCTTCGTCGGGCATTTTGAATACCTCCGCTCCGTGGCCGGCGGTACGCTGTGCAAAATGACCATCCCCTCCCCCTCGATGCTGCATCTGATCTGCTGCGTCAGAGCCGAAAACTACCGGCCGATCCCGGAATATGAAGACCCTCGGAAGCTGTACCGTGATATTGCAGGGGCTTATCAAAAGGCGATCCGCGCGTTTTATGACGCCGGATGCCGCTACCTGCAGTTTGACGACACATCCTGGGGCGAATTCTGCGATCCTCAGAAGCGCCGGGCTTACGCGGAACGGGGCCTGAATCTGGATGAAATCGAAAAAGAGTACGTCGCTATGATTAATCTGGCTTTGGAAGCCAAACCGAAGGACATGGTGATCACCATGCATATCTGCAGGGGGAATTTCCGTTCTACATGGTTCTCTTCCGGGGGGTATGAAGCGGTGGCGGAGATCCTGTTTGGAAACTGCCATGTTGACGGATTCTTTCTTGAATACGATTCCGACAGGGCGGGAGGTTTTGAACCGCTCCGCCATATTCGTAACCAGCAGGTCGTGCTCGGTCTGATTACTTCAAAATTTCCGCAGCTTGAAAAAGAAGAATTTGTCAGGAAGAGAATCGAAGAAGCAGCCGGGTATGTGCCGCTGGAACAGCTTTGCCTGAGTCCGCAGTGCGGTTTTTCTTCCACGGAGGAAGGAAATATCATGACGGAGCAGCAGCAATGGGACAAAATCCGGCTGTTGCAAAAAATCGCGGAGGATGTCTGGGGCTGAAATCCGCTTCATTTGGTGCTTTTGTTATACGAGGACGAGGATGGTGCCTCTTCGGGGCGTCTGATTTCGCCCCTTGTCTTTTTTGAAGTGTGAATGATTCCCATTGCGGACGAAGGAGCCGTGGAATATAATACAGATAAGATGCCGATTCGGGTGCGCGGTTTATATCCGGCGGTAAAAAATCATGAAAGGGAAACAGCAGGGGAATTTAGGATATGGGATGCCTTGGAAATGTGATCTGGTTTCTTTTGGGCGGATGTGTGATGGGTCTGAGCTGGCTGGTGCTCGGCGTTCTTTGGTGCTTGACGGTCGCCGGGATTCCGGTCGGCGTTCAGTGCTTTAAATTTTCGGAGCTGGCGTTCTTCCCATTCGGGAAGGAAGTCCGGTTCGGCGGCGGCGCGGGGTCCGTGCTGCTGAATCTGCTCTGGCTGATTTTCGGGGGCCTCGCGCTTGCAGCGGAGGCGGCTGTCATCGGAGTGCTGTTCTGCGTTACGGTGATCGGAATCCCCTTTGGAATCCAGTGTTTTAAGATTGCGAAACTCGCGCTCATGCCTTTTGGAGCAGACATTTTTTGAATGAATACACAAAAAATATGCAGAAAATTTAAAAAAGTACTGCATTCTGGGATTTTTTTGCTTGACTGAAAAGGAGAAATGATTTATTCTGTATGTTAGTTCAGCAGGGTTGTTTCCTTGTCTGAAAAAGGTAGTACGCTTGTAAGCGTTATTTTTTTTTAAAGAGGTATCTTTCATGAACGAGACCGTCTATATCACCGGACATAAAAATCCTGATACAGACTCCATCTGTTCTTCCATCGCTTATGCCGAACTGAAAAAGAGGCTGGGGGTCAAGGCGGTGCCGGTCCGGATCGGCAGCATCAATAAGGAAACGGCGTTTGTGTTGGACTACTTTGGAGTCAAGGAACCGGAATATCTGGAAACTGTCAAAACTCAGGTCTCCGATCTGGATCTGGATGTCATTCCTCCTGTATCGGAGGACATCTCCATCAAAACGGCTTGGAACATCATGCAGAAGAACAATAAGCAGGTCCTGCCGGTTACCGACGACGGGGGAAAATTGCTCGGAATCATCTCGCTCTCCGACATCACCAACAGCTATATGGCTTCCCAGGGGAACAACGTGCTGTCCAAAAGCCACACGCCGCTGCGCAATGTGACAGAGACCCTGAACGCGAAACTGGTTTATGGAAATATAGATGATGTGTTCCGGTCCGCGGGTAAGGTAGTGATTGCGACCATGGCTCCCGACAGCCTGGAGCCGTTTGTGGAGAAGAACGATATCGTATTGGTCGGCAACCGGAAAGACAGCCAGATGAAGGTGCTGAAAGCCGGAGTCGGCTGTATGATCGCCACCTGCGGCGGGCGGGTGGACAAAGACGTTCTGGAGCTCGCGGAGCAGGAAAAATGCATCGTGATGGAGACAAACCACGATACGTTCACCGCCGCGCGGCTGATCAACCAGAGCATTCCCGTAGGTTACGTAATGACCAGGAACAACCTGATCTGCTTTAACCTTCATGATTTTATTGATTCCATCCGGGACAAGATGCTTCAGACGCGGTTCCGCAGTTATCCGATCGTCGACGACGACGGAATGGTCAAGGGATTTGTGTACCGTTACCATTTGATCTCCCCGCGGAAAAAGAAGGTCATTCTCCTGGACCACAATGAGAAGTCCCAAACGGTGGACGGGATCGACCAGGCTGAAATCATGGAAATCATCGATCATCACCGCATCGGAGACATCCAGACGGGGTCGCCCGTCTATTTTCGCAACGATACGGTGGGAAGCACGGCGACACTGATTGCGAACATGTATGTGGAAAACGGAATCCGGCCGATGAAGGAAATCGCGGGAATCCTCTGCTCGGCGATTCTTTCCGATACCCTGAACCTGAAATCGCCCACGACCACTTATCTGGACCGCGAAACGGTCTCTCAGCTGGCCGAAATCGCCGGATTGGACGCGGATTCCTTTGCGGCCGAAATGTTTCAGGCAGGTTCTTCCCTCGCGGATATGAGCCCGAATCAGATCCTTTACAGCGACTTCAAGGATTACAACCTGGGCCGGTATAAAATCGGGATCGGACAGATCAACGCCGGGGACCCCGGAAACGCGAAGGATCTGAAAAACAGTCTTTTAAAACGCATGGAAGAAGTGCAGCAACAAAAGGGCTACAGCCTGTTGCTGCTGATGATGACGGATATCGTCAGGGAAAGCTCCCACCTGCTGTATTCCGGGAAA
This window contains:
- the dinB gene encoding DNA polymerase IV, which encodes MERTILHCDCNGFFASVECMLRPELREVPMAVCGDPDSRHGIILAKNEPAKAYGIHTAETIWQAKRKCPQLILAAPRFREYQLVSRRINEIYRRFTDLVEPFSIDESWLDVTGSRALFGSGEEIANTLRETVRSEIGITISVGVSFNKIFAKLGSDYKKPDATTVISRENYRDIVWPLPTDTLMFCGKKAAQTLAGLGIHTIGDMAGSGPEFLSSRLGKMGLQLYEYANGRDDSPVSDGRTMRGVKSVGNSVTFRRDLSGPEDVHKAVQALADSVSSRMRGQKLKCWVVQVGIKDPSFRYITRQKTLAAPTHRSRLLAAAGEELIKACWNPGVPIRMLSLSGSGLVPNDAPGGQLCFFGGESGADEEREERLETAMDSIRGRFGSGAVTFGGLLKEDIGLDGLHRK
- a CDS encoding PPC domain-containing DNA-binding protein; the protein is MKCKKIGNTLVLRADRGEELLKAIQSACEQENVKLGFVTGLGAVDHAVVGLYRVAEQKYYSNTFDGEMELTSLMGNVTEMNGKVYLHLHANLAKADGQVIGGHLNEAVISGTGEIFIHILDGSVGRRRDEVTGLNLFDL
- a CDS encoding Dabb family protein, encoding MIRHLVLWTLKPEEKARADRIAAELRQRFQALLGVVDGLESVELGRNYAGGDYDLVLNCAFSTREAAQAYQTHPAHLAVKSLVHAVICGRTSADYEI
- a CDS encoding DNA topology modulation protein FlaR is translated as MKIAVLGYSGSGKSTLAGKLAGYYRIPVLFLDTVQFLPGWAERGREEGRSIVSDFLKKNDSWVIDGNYECFLQKERLEQADRIILLCFPRRVCLYRAVKRYLRFRGKCRESMAAGCAEKFDLEFLWWILREGRTGQRRGHYREIASRYREKTVVLKKPGQSDEFLKRILKN
- a CDS encoding 5-methyltetrahydropteroyltriglutamate--homocysteine S-methyltransferase, producing MAKRNTAPFRADIVGSFLRPAELKRVREAYGRGEIGPEQLKEAEDGAIRALVEQEKKAGLQAVTDGEFRRRYWHLDFLAALKGVNEVKAEHWSVAFKERQPKAATLEIVGKVDFGDHPFVGHFEYLRSVAGGTLCKMTIPSPSMLHLICCVRAENYRPIPEYEDPRKLYRDIAGAYQKAIRAFYDAGCRYLQFDDTSWGEFCDPQKRRAYAERGLNLDEIEKEYVAMINLALEAKPKDMVITMHICRGNFRSTWFSSGGYEAVAEILFGNCHVDGFFLEYDSDRAGGFEPLRHIRNQQVVLGLITSKFPQLEKEEFVRKRIEEAAGYVPLEQLCLSPQCGFSSTEEGNIMTEQQQWDKIRLLQKIAEDVWG
- a CDS encoding YccF domain-containing protein — translated: MGCLGNVIWFLLGGCVMGLSWLVLGVLWCLTVAGIPVGVQCFKFSELAFFPFGKEVRFGGGAGSVLLNLLWLIFGGLALAAEAAVIGVLFCVTVIGIPFGIQCFKIAKLALMPFGADIF
- a CDS encoding putative manganese-dependent inorganic diphosphatase, whose product is MNETVYITGHKNPDTDSICSSIAYAELKKRLGVKAVPVRIGSINKETAFVLDYFGVKEPEYLETVKTQVSDLDLDVIPPVSEDISIKTAWNIMQKNNKQVLPVTDDGGKLLGIISLSDITNSYMASQGNNVLSKSHTPLRNVTETLNAKLVYGNIDDVFRSAGKVVIATMAPDSLEPFVEKNDIVLVGNRKDSQMKVLKAGVGCMIATCGGRVDKDVLELAEQEKCIVMETNHDTFTAARLINQSIPVGYVMTRNNLICFNLHDFIDSIRDKMLQTRFRSYPIVDDDGMVKGFVYRYHLISPRKKKVILLDHNEKSQTVDGIDQAEIMEIIDHHRIGDIQTGSPVYFRNDTVGSTATLIANMYVENGIRPMKEIAGILCSAILSDTLNLKSPTTTYLDRETVSQLAEIAGLDADSFAAEMFQAGSSLADMSPNQILYSDFKDYNLGRYKIGIGQINAGDPGNAKDLKNSLLKRMEEVQQQKGYSLLLLMMTDIVRESSHLLYSGKEEELIRDAFGAEPKDSEVYLDGVVSRKKQVVPLLTNAIQNIP